In Allocoleopsis franciscana PCC 7113, a single genomic region encodes these proteins:
- a CDS encoding caspase family protein, with the protein MTEPTNSTSNLYALLIGIDCYLPNELPDGASYKSLKGCVRDITHVEAFLKRQFNLLSEQIYKLTASNVDGSSEPSEPPEQLPTYENIVGKFKEITEKAQPQDQVYIHYSGHGGRAVTNYPQLKGVKGIDEALVPTDIGLPTSRYLRDIELAALLQRMVDKGLVVTVVLDSCHSGGATRAGDSDIRGADANTVDTTPRPTESLVASVEELVKSWQNLTEETRSATALAGMLPEAKGYVLLAACRPSEYAYEYAFNGKERNGALTYWLLDSLSNRSPELTYKELYQRINAKVHSQFQQQTPMLLGEGNRLVFGSNEASLHYAVTVMQVDAAQNPVRVKFNAGLAQSIEEGSLFAIYSSGVRDFTQEDKQLALAEVTEIGATDAWAEIIKTRGTGEIEQGGCAVMLSAPVELIRGVRLVECTPENTKLEDLPPKEINQKAALQVVADALAGNGWVKVVADDTVADYQVSINKQGEYEICEPTGKPFPNLRPPLKVGESDTATQVVKRLVHLTKYKATEELDNFGTPLTKKLVVELIGKQANYRPGRRPSPQPFDDPSNPTVQAGETIFLRIRNESSQVLNVVVLDLSYDWSISQVDILTDGASFVPIDPGHEDKDPIALKMSLPEGYQEGTEIFKVFATVGQADFRWLTLPSLDQPIPPSGTRGLKAPRNPLEELLAAVGADDQPSTTKKAEVIADPSRGWTVKQVSIKVIAT; encoded by the coding sequence ATGACCGAGCCAACGAATTCAACTTCTAATTTATACGCCCTACTGATAGGTATCGATTGCTATCTCCCTAATGAATTACCTGATGGTGCTTCTTATAAAAGCCTTAAGGGATGCGTGCGTGATATTACCCATGTGGAGGCTTTCCTAAAGCGCCAGTTCAATCTATTGTCAGAACAGATTTACAAGCTCACAGCTTCTAATGTTGACGGGTCTTCTGAGCCATCTGAGCCACCAGAGCAGTTGCCCACCTACGAGAATATCGTAGGGAAGTTTAAAGAAATTACCGAGAAGGCTCAACCTCAAGATCAGGTGTATATTCACTACTCTGGTCACGGGGGACGTGCTGTGACAAATTACCCGCAACTTAAGGGAGTGAAGGGAATTGATGAGGCGCTCGTTCCCACTGATATTGGCTTGCCAACATCTCGCTATCTCCGTGACATTGAGTTAGCAGCACTCCTACAAAGGATGGTGGATAAGGGATTAGTTGTCACGGTTGTGTTAGATAGTTGTCATTCGGGAGGCGCAACACGAGCAGGAGATTCTGATATTCGAGGTGCAGATGCAAATACTGTCGATACAACGCCGCGACCAACAGAAAGCTTAGTTGCATCGGTTGAGGAATTGGTGAAAAGCTGGCAGAACCTCACAGAAGAAACTCGTAGTGCAACTGCCTTAGCTGGTATGCTGCCTGAAGCAAAAGGCTACGTTTTATTGGCTGCTTGTCGTCCTAGTGAATATGCCTATGAGTATGCCTTTAATGGTAAAGAACGTAACGGAGCGTTGACTTACTGGCTCTTGGATTCTCTCTCCAACCGCAGTCCAGAGCTGACTTATAAGGAACTCTATCAACGCATCAACGCCAAGGTTCACAGCCAGTTTCAACAACAAACACCCATGCTGCTAGGCGAGGGGAATCGTTTAGTTTTCGGCAGCAATGAAGCATCTCTTCATTATGCTGTCACCGTGATGCAGGTCGATGCAGCCCAAAATCCGGTTCGAGTTAAATTCAATGCGGGTTTAGCTCAAAGTATAGAGGAAGGCTCACTATTTGCCATCTATTCATCTGGAGTAAGGGATTTTACCCAAGAAGACAAGCAATTAGCCCTAGCTGAAGTTACAGAAATCGGCGCAACAGACGCTTGGGCGGAAATTATTAAGACACGGGGTACCGGAGAAATCGAACAAGGGGGTTGTGCAGTAATGCTTTCAGCCCCCGTGGAGCTTATCCGGGGGGTGCGTTTGGTTGAATGTACGCCAGAGAATACCAAACTAGAAGATTTACCACCAAAGGAGATAAATCAGAAAGCTGCCTTACAAGTGGTTGCCGATGCTTTGGCGGGAAATGGTTGGGTGAAAGTAGTGGCTGACGATACAGTCGCCGACTATCAAGTCTCTATCAACAAACAAGGTGAATACGAAATTTGTGAACCTACAGGAAAGCCTTTTCCTAATTTACGACCACCGCTAAAGGTTGGTGAGAGTGATACAGCTACCCAAGTAGTGAAACGTCTGGTACATCTCACGAAGTATAAAGCTACAGAAGAGCTGGACAATTTTGGTACACCTCTAACAAAAAAGCTTGTGGTTGAGTTAATAGGCAAGCAAGCCAACTATCGACCAGGAAGACGACCATCACCTCAGCCTTTTGATGACCCTAGTAATCCCACTGTACAAGCTGGAGAAACCATCTTCTTGCGTATCCGCAATGAATCTTCCCAAGTTCTCAATGTTGTTGTACTAGATTTAAGTTACGATTGGTCAATTTCTCAAGTTGACATATTAACGGACGGAGCATCTTTTGTTCCCATCGATCCCGGTCATGAAGATAAAGACCCGATAGCACTAAAAATGAGTCTTCCCGAAGGATATCAAGAAGGGACAGAAATCTTTAAAGTGTTTGCTACCGTTGGGCAAGCTGACTTTCGCTGGCTGACATTACCATCCCTCGACCAACCCATTCCCCCCAGTGGCACAAGAGGACTCAAAGCCCCCAGAAACCCACTAGAAGAACTCTTAGCTGCTGTGGGTGCTGATGACCAACCTTCTACAACTAAAAAAGCAGAAGTAATTGCTGACCCAAGCCGAGGATGGACGGTAAAACAAGTAAGCATTAAAGTGATAGCGACTTAA
- a CDS encoding terminase gpP N-terminus-related DNA-binding protein has protein sequence MPKLTLERFHEAASRFEKAEAEVQRAWKQGCHCPAPGERVECWTCPYYKNLGRLIQKKLHATPEKVFALIPPAVSVNPEKDEVKEQCWELYRAGYSIEEIQRLVEVKSRRILRGWLREAGLLLTGTQYPEQLKQKCLQMYADRCTPSEIENETCVPADVVTDWAATAGISRKCKYSQETQQYCLALYSQGKSSTEIHQLTGIADKTIRAWIWKAGISRGQKRYSTRERQKCRTLYQQGKSPREIEELTGILQATIRSWVRKECWKREKELPQVCVGTQLSTLGEAACLSSQRKPAGYWTDFERLKSDILTLNAQLGQIGVMPKAAQLRQLGRYDLAMAISKYHGGYRSVASRLGLTYTGQRFGYWHDFANVEGELKAFIEQQGTPGVMPSRQQLEQAGEKPLAAAIGLHGGVLAVARRLGFKLPYGRKPRGYWKNPDNLKSELVAVAVQLGTPGVMPTREQLVQIQRAELISAIATNGGWPSVARRFGLANPNKGYTS, from the coding sequence ATGCCCAAGTTAACTTTAGAGCGATTCCATGAGGCGGCTTCAAGATTTGAAAAGGCTGAAGCCGAAGTTCAACGAGCTTGGAAACAAGGTTGTCATTGCCCTGCACCGGGCGAACGGGTTGAGTGTTGGACTTGCCCGTACTACAAGAATTTAGGACGACTGATTCAGAAAAAGCTTCATGCTACACCGGAAAAAGTGTTTGCTCTGATTCCACCAGCGGTGTCGGTTAACCCAGAGAAGGATGAAGTCAAGGAACAATGCTGGGAGTTGTATCGGGCCGGTTACTCCATTGAGGAGATTCAACGTTTGGTGGAAGTTAAAAGTCGCCGGATTTTGAGAGGCTGGCTGCGAGAAGCCGGACTGCTCTTAACGGGGACTCAATATCCTGAACAACTCAAGCAGAAGTGCTTGCAAATGTATGCCGACCGCTGCACGCCTTCGGAGATTGAGAATGAGACTTGTGTGCCTGCTGATGTAGTGACAGATTGGGCGGCTACCGCAGGGATATCGAGAAAGTGTAAGTACTCTCAAGAAACCCAACAATATTGTTTGGCTCTCTATTCACAGGGCAAGTCTTCAACTGAAATTCATCAGCTTACCGGAATTGCCGACAAAACGATTAGAGCATGGATTTGGAAAGCGGGTATCAGCCGGGGTCAAAAACGGTATTCCACAAGGGAAAGACAGAAGTGTCGGACACTCTATCAGCAAGGAAAGTCCCCTCGAGAAATTGAGGAACTCACTGGAATCCTTCAGGCTACCATTCGGTCGTGGGTGAGAAAAGAGTGTTGGAAAAGGGAAAAAGAGTTGCCACAAGTGTGTGTGGGAACTCAATTGAGTACGTTGGGTGAAGCGGCTTGTTTGTCTTCTCAACGAAAGCCCGCAGGCTACTGGACAGATTTTGAGCGTCTCAAGTCGGATATCTTAACGCTCAATGCCCAACTCGGTCAAATTGGTGTTATGCCAAAAGCGGCCCAACTCAGACAGTTAGGGCGCTATGACCTGGCGATGGCAATTTCTAAGTACCACGGTGGCTATCGGTCGGTAGCTTCTCGGTTGGGGTTGACTTACACGGGTCAGCGGTTCGGTTATTGGCACGACTTTGCCAATGTCGAGGGTGAACTTAAAGCTTTCATCGAGCAACAGGGTACTCCTGGCGTTATGCCTTCCCGACAGCAACTGGAACAAGCTGGGGAAAAGCCGCTTGCTGCTGCTATCGGGCTACATGGTGGAGTGTTAGCCGTGGCGAGGCGATTGGGGTTCAAGTTACCCTATGGCAGGAAACCGCGTGGTTACTGGAAAAATCCTGACAATCTTAAAAGTGAGCTGGTTGCTGTAGCTGTTCAACTGGGTACTCCTGGTGTTATGCCCACTCGTGAGCAGCTCGTCCAAATTCAACGCGCTGAATTGATTAGTGCCATTGCCACTAATGGCGGATGGCCTTCAGTGGCTCGTCGTTTTGGACTTGCTAACCCTAACAAGGGTTATACATCCTGA
- a CDS encoding recombinase family protein: MKLKPIIGYARVSTEEQANTHALEQQISRLINTGVQKVYFDIESGREQDRDQFKKVLELVIRQEISELRAIRWDRLARNAYLYLEVKKIFKISGVKLILLDQGEVDFNTASGELHSDLQVLFSVHESRMLQERVNRGLDYRRSRNAAWMQPPWSYLIVNEKYELDHTPLPYCFLIHKPDNAAELSHEPDDSPKLVRISRAKIAREVFEYFLLVRKPTKVLKHLHEVYGLQKNSEDNLPEFKNFPISIWGLKYWLQNPVFQGHTAYHKLKSNGSLKSPDDWDIRRDTHPEQRLINEEEAQEIKAIFASNTKRFGQVDAKFYLTGHIFCEKCRAKCNLKQNRDYAYYGCPHSATVCDNRPNVRLFKIEQAIIAQLVLRSKQVSESPSNTTKSERLVELERQYFELDQIAGSDFNPALKEAKEKLLKAIEAEPTPTQDIAQQILRHPMAKKINFWYTLTQTEREIFYDLLLARVVIGKGEVTSVLLKV; encoded by the coding sequence ATGAAACTGAAACCTATTATTGGTTATGCTCGTGTCTCAACGGAAGAACAAGCCAACACCCATGCTTTAGAACAGCAAATATCTCGATTAATCAATACTGGAGTTCAGAAAGTTTATTTTGATATTGAATCAGGTCGTGAACAAGATAGAGACCAATTTAAAAAAGTCTTAGAGCTAGTGATAAGGCAGGAAATTTCAGAACTTAGAGCGATTCGCTGGGACAGGCTGGCACGAAATGCATACTTGTATTTAGAAGTCAAGAAAATTTTCAAAATTTCTGGAGTTAAACTGATATTACTTGATCAAGGTGAGGTTGATTTCAACACAGCATCAGGAGAATTGCACTCTGACCTGCAAGTCCTATTCTCGGTTCATGAAAGCCGAATGCTACAAGAACGGGTTAATCGAGGTCTTGATTACCGTAGAAGTCGAAATGCCGCTTGGATGCAGCCTCCCTGGAGTTACCTAATTGTTAATGAAAAATATGAACTCGACCATACACCACTTCCTTATTGCTTCCTAATCCATAAACCCGACAATGCTGCCGAGCTTTCTCACGAACCTGATGATTCTCCGAAACTCGTCCGCATTAGTCGAGCCAAGATAGCTAGGGAAGTGTTTGAATATTTTTTGCTAGTCAGGAAGCCAACTAAAGTCTTGAAACACCTTCATGAGGTGTATGGATTACAAAAGAATTCGGAGGACAACTTACCCGAGTTTAAAAACTTTCCCATTTCGATATGGGGGCTAAAGTATTGGCTCCAAAATCCCGTCTTTCAAGGACATACAGCCTATCATAAATTGAAGAGTAATGGGAGTTTGAAATCTCCCGATGATTGGGATATTCGCCGCGACACTCATCCAGAACAGCGACTGATTAATGAGGAAGAAGCGCAAGAAATAAAAGCTATCTTTGCCTCCAATACCAAAAGATTTGGTCAAGTGGATGCCAAGTTTTATTTAACGGGGCATATCTTTTGTGAGAAATGTCGGGCTAAATGTAATTTGAAACAAAATCGTGACTACGCTTATTATGGCTGTCCGCATTCCGCAACCGTTTGTGACAATCGCCCAAATGTCAGGCTTTTTAAAATTGAGCAGGCGATTATCGCCCAACTTGTTCTCCGTTCCAAACAAGTGAGTGAAAGTCCTTCTAATACCACGAAATCCGAGAGGTTAGTTGAGCTGGAGAGACAGTACTTTGAACTTGACCAGATTGCTGGCTCAGATTTTAATCCAGCGCTGAAAGAGGCTAAGGAAAAACTCCTTAAAGCCATTGAAGCCGAGCCAACTCCGACTCAGGATATCGCCCAACAGATACTCCGTCATCCGATGGCTAAAAAAATTAATTTTTGGTACACCTTGACCCAGACGGAGAGGGAAATCTTTTACGACCTGCTTTTAGCAAGGGTTGTGATTGGGAAGGGTGAGGTGACTAGCGTTCTGTTGAAGGTTTGA
- a CDS encoding CopG family ribbon-helix-helix protein, translated as MSGNQSKPTVGLRIDQEDLDRIDEIAKMSGRTRSDVMLEAILNYWDIRRYEVVKADINQLRIELETRLAGIEKKLRLSSWQYRPTQM; from the coding sequence ATGAGTGGCAATCAATCTAAGCCAACAGTAGGGCTGCGAATTGACCAAGAAGACTTGGACCGTATTGATGAGATTGCCAAAATGTCTGGTCGTACCCGTAGTGATGTAATGCTTGAGGCGATTCTAAATTACTGGGATATTCGCAGATACGAAGTGGTCAAAGCCGATATCAACCAGTTACGGATTGAGCTAGAGACCCGACTGGCAGGCATCGAAAAAAAGTTGAGACTCAGCAGTTGGCAATATCGACCTACGCAGATGTAG